The proteins below are encoded in one region of Peribacillus muralis:
- a CDS encoding helix-turn-helix domain-containing protein, with protein sequence MKKRIDVISNEESYNNLSSFTVIEELNKTVRVYRDVIRVDIKRSDVQSRLIALLELLKRHSCKQLGVSYMCKNTIAAKLEISYKTVQRLMKKLEELGMIRQVPMKRKSDMMQTANAIIIQPVNDEMTGKNPVKMTKKCPAIKTTTSFLKQNIKNNKRKAVTQFSHVDKSLENSLNKANFVAHWVPGLFSNLVGSFYEEAETIQEFWKVIRQCNRVVDYSTNKRAFTRDQEIEIGTKAFKEFAMKVKSGVNMRKGQFAYFNGIVNKLMNDLYFDADFIDN encoded by the coding sequence ATGAAGAAACGTATTGACGTAATATCAAATGAAGAATCATATAACAACCTATCTTCTTTCACAGTTATTGAAGAATTAAATAAAACCGTACGAGTTTACAGGGACGTCATTCGTGTGGACATTAAACGTTCAGATGTACAATCCAGACTAATTGCATTGTTGGAGCTTTTGAAGCGTCATAGCTGCAAGCAACTTGGTGTGAGCTATATGTGTAAGAATACAATTGCAGCCAAGCTTGAAATTTCTTATAAAACTGTTCAACGTTTAATGAAGAAACTTGAAGAACTCGGCATGATCCGCCAGGTACCTATGAAGAGGAAAAGTGATATGATGCAAACAGCTAATGCTATTATCATTCAGCCTGTAAATGATGAAATGACCGGCAAGAACCCTGTGAAAATGACCAAGAAGTGTCCGGCCATTAAAACAACTACATCTTTCTTAAAACAAAATATTAAAAACAATAAACGTAAAGCCGTTACTCAATTCTCTCATGTGGATAAATCTCTAGAAAACTCTTTAAACAAAGCAAATTTTGTAGCCCATTGGGTTCCGGGTCTATTTAGTAATCTAGTAGGTTCTTTCTACGAAGAAGCTGAAACTATACAAGAGTTTTGGAAGGTAATTAGGCAGTGTAATAGAGTGGTTGATTATTCTACTAACAAAAGAGCATTCACAAGGGATCAGGAAATAGAAATCGGCACTAAAGCGTTCAAGGAATTTGCTATGAAGGTGAAAAGTGGAGTGAATATGCGTAAAGGACAATTTGCTTACTTCAACGGGATTGTGAACAAGCTTATGAATGATCTTTACTTTGATGCTGATTTTATAGACAATTAA
- a CDS encoding TetR-like C-terminal domain-containing protein, translating to MDGFLLAFREPYKQLSDLGRRNLPIHVIKVFDYMKNNSEMFRLLFSDNAFLGFREKLCEVVERVVFTELNFIDSSFEKIDTSIYARTQAYSFIGLISYWVEHNFHIPSTYIADQYQKIHHYSPKNISSNPS from the coding sequence GTGGATGGATTTCTTCTAGCCTTTAGAGAACCGTATAAACAGTTGAGTGATTTAGGAAGGAGGAACTTGCCAATACATGTAATCAAGGTTTTTGATTATATGAAAAATAACTCGGAGATGTTCAGATTATTATTTAGTGATAATGCTTTTCTTGGTTTTCGGGAAAAGCTCTGTGAAGTTGTTGAAAGGGTTGTATTTACGGAATTGAACTTTATAGATTCATCATTTGAAAAAATCGATACATCCATATATGCCCGAACTCAGGCATACTCCTTCATAGGATTGATATCTTATTGGGTTGAGCACAATTTTCACATTCCCTCAACGTACATTGCAGATCAATATCAAAAAATCCATCATTACAGTCCCAAAAATATCAGTAGTAATCCTAGTTAG
- a CDS encoding C45 family autoproteolytic acyltransferase/hydolase translates to MKQVYSDIIQFRGTHYEFGYMQGEEFKDSLTVKNREDQWKIRQPRFTVEEGEVKRAITQFAPGVWEELLGMQEALKWPMERVLQEFGGYRLDYVRSGCSIMTGDDYLIRNYDYHPKTYEGRYVLYEPTDQGYSSIGPSQRGTGRMDAMNEKGLVIGYNFMNRKNPGDGFICCMIGRLIVESCANVEEAVAMLKEIPHRHSFTYVVYDQSGSTYIVETSPRNVEVRTANACTNHFEIMKNENRHHLIDSKRRLGIIQEQEGSLTSAYEAYRLFNDSNQGVFSDLYSSWAGTIHTSAYLPKDLKAWIALGGNQEPTIIDFAKWLQGEDVALDRIMGVIDTDIPFVHMDEGANWFRN, encoded by the coding sequence GTGAAGCAAGTATATAGCGATATCATACAATTTAGGGGAACGCATTATGAGTTTGGATACATGCAGGGGGAGGAGTTCAAGGATTCATTAACGGTAAAGAATCGTGAAGATCAGTGGAAAATCAGGCAGCCGCGATTTACGGTTGAGGAAGGGGAGGTCAAGCGGGCGATTACACAGTTCGCTCCTGGTGTGTGGGAGGAATTGCTTGGGATGCAGGAAGCGCTGAAATGGCCAATGGAGCGTGTGCTCCAAGAATTCGGAGGGTACCGATTGGATTATGTTCGATCTGGATGCTCGATCATGACGGGTGATGATTATCTGATTCGCAATTATGATTACCATCCAAAGACATATGAAGGACGTTATGTGTTATACGAGCCAACCGATCAAGGATATTCAAGCATCGGCCCAAGCCAGAGGGGGACTGGAAGGATGGATGCGATGAATGAAAAGGGCTTGGTGATTGGGTATAACTTCATGAATCGAAAAAATCCTGGAGATGGTTTCATTTGTTGCATGATTGGCAGGCTGATCGTTGAATCATGTGCGAACGTAGAGGAAGCGGTGGCAATGTTGAAGGAAATTCCCCACCGTCATTCTTTCACGTACGTCGTCTATGATCAAAGCGGAAGTACCTATATTGTGGAAACATCTCCGAGAAATGTGGAGGTGCGCACGGCAAATGCCTGTACCAATCACTTTGAGATCATGAAAAATGAAAATCGTCACCATCTGATCGATTCCAAACGCCGATTGGGGATCATTCAAGAACAAGAAGGGAGCCTCACGTCTGCCTACGAGGCATATCGCCTGTTCAATGATTCCAACCAAGGTGTTTTTTCGGATTTATATAGCAGCTGGGCGGGGACGATTCATACGTCCGCTTATTTGCCGAAGGACTTGAAGGCCTGGATTGCTTTAGGGGGCAATCAGGAGCCAACCATCATCGATTTTGCGAAGTGGCTTCAGGGAGAAGATGTTGCGCTGGATCGGATCATGGGTGTAATCGATACGGATATTCCCTTCGTGCATATGGATGAGGGAGCGAATTGGTTCCGGAATTGA
- a CDS encoding DUF3817 domain-containing protein, whose amino-acid sequence MFTTAFGWFRFITIVEGISYVLLLAIGMPIKYILNIGEATLILGSIHGFLFIVFGLLLLYVSIRSKWSFIKMALIFIVSFIPFGNFVIDRKVLKQS is encoded by the coding sequence ATGTTTACGACAGCTTTTGGATGGTTCAGATTCATTACAATAGTAGAGGGGATTTCTTATGTTCTCTTGCTGGCTATCGGCATGCCGATTAAGTACATATTGAATATTGGTGAAGCGACTCTCATTTTGGGCAGCATCCATGGTTTCTTATTCATCGTGTTCGGCCTTTTACTTCTTTATGTTAGCATTCGATCAAAGTGGTCCTTTATTAAAATGGCACTGATCTTCATCGTTTCATTTATCCCGTTTGGGAATTTTGTAATCGATCGAAAGGTATTGAAGCAAAGTTAA
- a CDS encoding ABC transporter ATP-binding protein yields MEPLLKVENIKKTYGKSSAAYTALENISFDIHEGEFVGIMGPSGAGKSTLLNMLATIDSPTEGKIYMRDVSIHDMKGADLTDFRRDNLGFIFQDYNLLDSLTVKENILLPLAIAKMPAKEIDISVNRIAKVFGIEDLLAKYPYQISGGQKQRTAAARALVTEPALILADEPTGALDSKSATDLLESLSELNENNQSTIMLVTHDAYAASFCRRIIFIKDGTLSKEIHRRGQTRKAFFQEIIDVLATIGGEVDDVI; encoded by the coding sequence ATGGAACCATTACTGAAAGTGGAAAATATCAAAAAGACTTATGGGAAGTCAAGCGCTGCTTACACGGCGCTCGAGAATATATCTTTTGACATTCATGAAGGGGAGTTCGTGGGAATCATGGGGCCATCAGGAGCAGGAAAATCTACCTTGCTTAATATGCTGGCAACGATTGATTCACCGACTGAAGGCAAAATTTATATGAGAGATGTAAGCATTCACGACATGAAGGGGGCCGATTTAACGGATTTCAGACGTGATAATCTTGGATTCATCTTTCAAGATTACAATTTGCTCGATTCATTGACCGTGAAGGAAAATATATTGCTGCCACTGGCTATTGCTAAAATGCCAGCAAAAGAAATCGATATCTCGGTGAACCGCATTGCTAAAGTATTTGGTATTGAAGATTTATTAGCTAAATATCCGTACCAAATCTCCGGTGGACAAAAACAGCGAACAGCCGCAGCGAGGGCGCTTGTAACTGAGCCAGCCTTGATCCTGGCTGATGAACCGACAGGAGCGCTCGACTCGAAATCAGCGACTGATTTACTGGAAAGCTTAAGTGAATTAAATGAGAATAATCAATCCACCATCATGCTGGTGACACATGATGCTTATGCGGCAAGCTTCTGCAGGCGTATCATTTTCATCAAGGATGGTACACTTTCCAAGGAAATTCATCGTCGTGGCCAAACACGTAAAGCGTTCTTCCAAGAAATCATCGATGTCCTTGCAACCATTGGAGGTGAGGTAGATGACGTTATTTAG
- a CDS encoding ABC transporter permease encodes MTLFSLARKNIVRNLSQYFLYIASMIFSIIIYFTFVTLKYSDTIMEKTESSQNMQSLMSAAAVILVFFVAIFIAYSNSFFMKKRKKEVALYALLGVRDRQIGFMLFFENLLLGLVSLVVGIVLGFLCSKGFMTILIYLMGYDAIAPFTFSGSAALNTAIVFLLIFLVTSFQGYRLIYQFKLIDLFHASKKGEAVPRPSMGIAILGILLIGSGYWLALQDPFTSKVWEEIGFVMTVLIILTTVIVGTFLLFHSVTGFVLTLIKKNEKWLWKGLHIVTVSQLLYRIRGNARTLTVIAVLSATTVTAGGAVYGLYYNTNDQVLNADPNTFMYRQTDANLDSKVSAILPDAKYDEAIEALSVTFNAKELNDLDGSGQRIYTVIDEETYNRLAAIQGKEVLRVMDDHAVILDIGFDERFSPEYKGKTITTETNEAIIFQGYKTQTVLNAGTAGITVVVSRDTFQALQKAGETLTYRAIGMDKASVDISREISKEIPEEALFSSAPQDFQNSLESVGSLLFIGSFLGLVFLAATGSIIYFKVLTEAEEDKSQYNMLHKMGVSSMDMRKSIAMQVVVIFFVPLAAGLCHSAVALKAFSSLLMMDLAKPVMIWMMAYTVIYGLYYILTVASYNRIITRNNKTEG; translated from the coding sequence ATGACGTTATTTAGTCTGGCAAGAAAGAATATTGTCCGAAACCTATCCCAATATTTTTTATATATCGCATCCATGATTTTTAGCATCATCATCTATTTTACATTCGTGACATTGAAATACAGCGATACGATTATGGAAAAAACGGAGTCATCCCAAAATATGCAATCACTAATGAGTGCGGCGGCAGTCATCCTGGTTTTCTTCGTAGCCATTTTCATCGCTTATTCGAATTCGTTTTTCATGAAAAAACGTAAAAAGGAAGTCGCATTATATGCATTGCTTGGCGTGCGTGATCGTCAAATTGGCTTTATGCTCTTTTTTGAAAACTTATTATTAGGCTTGGTTTCATTAGTCGTGGGGATTGTATTGGGTTTTTTATGTTCGAAGGGCTTCATGACGATCTTGATTTATTTAATGGGCTATGATGCCATTGCACCTTTTACATTTTCGGGATCGGCCGCTTTGAACACAGCCATCGTATTCCTCCTTATCTTCTTGGTGACATCATTCCAGGGCTATCGTTTAATTTATCAATTTAAATTGATTGATTTATTCCACGCTTCAAAAAAAGGGGAAGCGGTCCCTAGGCCATCGATGGGTATAGCCATTCTTGGAATCTTGCTGATCGGCAGCGGGTATTGGCTGGCGCTGCAGGACCCTTTCACTTCCAAAGTATGGGAGGAAATCGGCTTTGTAATGACTGTCCTCATTATATTGACCACAGTTATTGTCGGTACGTTTTTATTGTTCCATAGTGTGACAGGTTTTGTGTTGACATTGATCAAGAAAAATGAAAAATGGCTATGGAAAGGTCTTCATATAGTGACAGTTTCACAGCTTCTCTATCGGATTCGGGGCAATGCACGTACACTGACCGTGATTGCTGTGTTAAGTGCTACGACGGTAACGGCAGGCGGTGCGGTATACGGACTTTATTACAACACGAACGATCAGGTTTTGAACGCTGATCCGAATACGTTCATGTATCGGCAAACTGATGCAAACCTTGATAGCAAGGTCAGCGCCATTTTGCCTGATGCAAAGTATGATGAAGCGATCGAAGCACTGTCCGTCACCTTTAATGCGAAAGAATTAAATGACTTGGATGGTTCAGGTCAAAGAATTTACACGGTTATCGACGAAGAAACGTACAACCGGCTGGCGGCAATCCAAGGCAAGGAAGTGCTTCGTGTGATGGATGACCATGCTGTCATTCTCGATATTGGTTTTGACGAAAGGTTCTCTCCCGAATACAAGGGAAAGACCATCACGACAGAAACCAACGAGGCAATCATATTTCAAGGATATAAGACTCAAACGGTTTTAAATGCAGGGACGGCGGGCATCACGGTGGTCGTATCTCGTGATACATTTCAAGCGTTGCAAAAGGCTGGAGAGACGCTAACATATCGTGCCATTGGCATGGACAAGGCTTCTGTAGATATATCTCGGGAAATTTCCAAGGAGATTCCTGAAGAAGCGCTATTTTCCAGTGCTCCCCAAGACTTCCAGAACAGCCTCGAAAGCGTGGGATCATTGCTCTTCATCGGCAGCTTTCTTGGTCTTGTCTTTTTAGCTGCGACAGGAAGCATCATCTACTTTAAAGTTTTGACTGAAGCGGAGGAAGATAAATCACAATACAATATGCTTCACAAAATGGGCGTCAGCTCTATGGATATGCGGAAATCGATTGCCATGCAAGTGGTCGTCATCTTCTTTGTGCCATTGGCAGCAGGATTATGCCACAGTGCTGTCGCTTTAAAAGCATTTTCTAGTTTATTGATGATGGATTTGGCAAAACCTGTGATGATCTGGATGATGGCTTATACAGTCATCTACGGTCTGTATTATATCTTAACGGTAGCTTCTTATAATCGCATCATTACACGAAATAATAAAACAGAAGGGTGA
- a CDS encoding YxeA family protein — translation MKKFFTVAGIIFLIGAAGAFALTKIDFNRMNADHYYVQITEDGTKHDTKLGDGSVMTSYSYRLKATNADGETEPLEFTAQKNLRKDAYLKVYVKGEDKVSSYDEVKFEEIPKKAQEKLK, via the coding sequence ATGAAAAAATTCTTTACGGTAGCGGGGATCATATTCCTGATAGGGGCGGCTGGTGCCTTCGCGCTAACCAAAATCGACTTTAACCGAATGAATGCAGACCATTATTATGTACAAATTACGGAGGATGGGACAAAGCATGATACCAAATTGGGTGATGGTTCGGTGATGACTTCTTATTCATATAGATTGAAGGCAACAAATGCTGATGGTGAAACGGAGCCGCTTGAATTCACAGCACAAAAAAATCTGCGGAAAGATGCCTACTTGAAAGTGTACGTGAAGGGTGAAGATAAGGTATCTTCCTATGATGAAGTGAAATTCGAGGAGATTCCTAAGAAGGCACAAGAAAAACTCAAATAG
- a CDS encoding sensor histidine kinase: MKWKLTRRFLGSVVTIVVIVGIVNIIILVCLLLYHFKTQEESVETFSRGFSRYIKLQDGNPIVNEEGLKILEKKKAWIQILNGKGEQVASYHTPESLQAAYTPAEIVQMYKYREIDAETTVFVGEAHDFSYFVGIKDRGIGRYVFSYNYVHIIKYLNIILLLFLTVDIMIALVIGFLFGKKLTSPLHILIEGIQQLRERRFKKMAIPKGVYEDVFHNMNELSVKLDEFEKERDKLDRMREEWISNVSHDMKTPLASIHGYAELLKDGAANLTPQELFEYTAIINRQAIYMKDLLDDLNLTMRLRNQQLPLQFQEVDLVVFIRELMIEFLNDSPYADRQIELEANVNKALHPVDKKLMKRAILNFIYNALVHNEEDVVVTIRIDALHPSLDHEKKSSNMASSQGFHTSITIADNGYGIPAKDVAQVFDRYYRGTNTSNTHGTGLGMAIARDIILAHHGNIELSSIENKGTTITILL; the protein is encoded by the coding sequence ATGAAGTGGAAATTGACACGGCGTTTTTTGGGATCCGTTGTGACAATCGTAGTGATCGTGGGGATTGTGAATATCATCATACTAGTATGCTTGCTCTTATATCATTTTAAGACACAAGAAGAATCAGTGGAAACCTTTAGCAGGGGCTTTTCACGATATATAAAACTACAAGATGGCAATCCGATCGTAAATGAAGAAGGTTTGAAAATACTGGAGAAAAAAAAGGCGTGGATACAAATTTTGAACGGAAAAGGCGAGCAAGTTGCATCCTATCATACGCCGGAAAGTTTGCAAGCTGCGTATACGCCCGCCGAAATAGTTCAAATGTATAAGTATAGGGAAATTGACGCTGAGACGACCGTTTTTGTAGGTGAAGCACATGATTTCAGCTATTTTGTAGGAATTAAAGATCGTGGAATAGGACGATATGTATTTTCCTATAATTACGTTCACATCATAAAGTATCTCAACATCATCCTTTTACTATTTTTAACCGTGGATATCATGATTGCTTTAGTCATTGGATTCTTATTTGGAAAAAAATTAACGAGTCCCCTCCACATATTAATAGAAGGAATACAGCAGCTGCGCGAGCGACGATTTAAGAAGATGGCCATACCAAAAGGCGTCTATGAAGACGTTTTTCACAATATGAATGAACTATCGGTAAAGTTAGATGAATTCGAGAAGGAACGAGACAAACTGGACCGCATGCGTGAGGAATGGATTAGCAACGTATCGCATGATATGAAGACACCGCTTGCTTCCATTCATGGTTATGCAGAATTGCTGAAAGATGGAGCAGCGAATTTAACACCGCAAGAATTATTTGAGTATACAGCCATCATCAATAGACAGGCCATTTATATGAAGGATTTATTGGACGACCTCAATCTGACGATGCGCCTGCGCAATCAACAGCTTCCTTTACAATTCCAAGAGGTAGATCTGGTCGTATTTATTCGTGAGCTGATGATTGAGTTTCTAAATGATTCACCCTACGCAGATCGACAAATTGAATTAGAGGCAAATGTGAATAAAGCCCTGCATCCTGTGGATAAAAAATTAATGAAACGGGCCATCCTTAACTTCATCTATAACGCACTTGTGCATAATGAGGAAGACGTCGTTGTCACCATCCGTATTGACGCGCTTCATCCATCGCTCGATCATGAAAAGAAGTCAAGCAATATGGCCTCTTCTCAAGGTTTCCACACTAGTATTACCATTGCCGATAATGGATACGGCATTCCTGCAAAAGATGTAGCGCAGGTTTTCGACCGATACTACCGAGGAACGAATACCTCCAACACACATGGAACAGGTTTAGGTATGGCCATAGCAAGGGATATCATCCTTGCCCATCATGGCAATATTGAATTGTCCAGCATTGAAAATAAGGGAACGACCATTACGATTCTTTTATAA
- a CDS encoding response regulator transcription factor, with the protein MSEQWILIIDDEEDLARLMETVLHKEGIANIVKAGTLADGWARFQELDPALVLLDIMLPDGEGYDLCRRIREVSNVPILFLSAKDEEIDKLLGLAIGGDDYITKPFSPKEVAYRVKAQLRRAGFTEEKHVPKNLQVGPFELSANETEVKKDGQTIELTAKETGLMGCFMHHPNQILSKETLFEHVWGDEFFGSDNTVMVHIRRLREKIETDPSKPAFIITVKGLGYKLQTKGKQR; encoded by the coding sequence ATGTCCGAACAGTGGATTTTAATTATCGACGATGAAGAAGATTTGGCACGTCTCATGGAGACCGTTCTACATAAAGAAGGCATCGCCAATATTGTGAAGGCAGGGACGCTTGCAGACGGATGGGCCAGGTTCCAAGAACTTGATCCCGCCCTCGTCTTACTCGATATCATGCTGCCTGATGGCGAAGGGTATGATTTATGCAGGCGTATTCGTGAAGTGTCCAATGTACCGATTTTATTTTTGTCGGCAAAGGATGAGGAAATCGACAAACTTTTAGGGCTGGCGATAGGCGGCGATGATTACATTACCAAGCCGTTCAGTCCGAAGGAGGTTGCTTACCGGGTGAAGGCTCAATTGAGACGAGCCGGTTTTACAGAAGAAAAACACGTCCCTAAGAATTTGCAGGTTGGTCCTTTTGAGCTTAGTGCAAATGAAACGGAAGTGAAAAAGGATGGCCAAACAATCGAACTCACCGCTAAAGAAACCGGACTGATGGGCTGCTTCATGCACCATCCCAATCAGATTTTAAGCAAGGAAACCCTTTTTGAGCATGTTTGGGGCGATGAATTTTTTGGCTCCGACAATACCGTGATGGTCCATATTCGCCGCTTACGCGAAAAAATTGAGACAGATCCCTCAAAGCCAGCTTTTATCATAACCGTGAAGGGACTTGGATATAAATTGCAAACCAAGGGCAAACAAAGATGA
- a CDS encoding amino acid ABC transporter ATP-binding protein: MINIKNLHKSFGDLDVLRGIDLEVKQGKVIVLIGPSGSGKTTFLRCLNLLEVPTDGTIEIDKTVMDFNKPVRKKSITSFRSLTGMVFQSYNLFPHKTALENVMEGPVIVKNIAKHQAKEKATALLTKVGLGEKIDFYPFQLSGGQQQRVGIARALAMEPKVMLFDEPTSALDPELVGDVLQVMKDLAKEEGMTMIVVTHEMRFAREVADEVIFMDEGKIMERGTPDQIFTNPKEARTRKFLNLIQG; encoded by the coding sequence ATGATCAACATTAAGAATCTTCATAAATCATTTGGTGACCTTGACGTATTAAGGGGCATCGATTTGGAAGTGAAGCAAGGGAAAGTCATCGTATTGATCGGTCCTTCGGGTTCAGGTAAAACAACCTTTCTTCGGTGTTTGAATCTCCTTGAAGTGCCTACGGATGGGACGATTGAAATTGATAAAACGGTGATGGACTTCAATAAGCCGGTCAGAAAAAAATCGATTACTTCTTTCCGCAGTTTGACTGGGATGGTTTTCCAAAGCTATAATCTCTTCCCTCACAAAACAGCTCTGGAAAATGTAATGGAAGGTCCCGTCATTGTAAAGAATATAGCGAAACACCAAGCGAAAGAAAAGGCAACTGCCTTGCTTACAAAGGTTGGCTTAGGAGAAAAAATTGATTTTTATCCGTTTCAATTGTCCGGGGGACAGCAGCAGCGTGTCGGCATCGCAAGGGCCTTGGCCATGGAGCCGAAGGTCATGCTATTCGACGAGCCTACCTCGGCTCTTGATCCCGAGCTAGTTGGGGATGTGCTGCAGGTAATGAAAGACTTGGCGAAAGAAGAAGGCATGACAATGATTGTTGTCACTCATGAAATGCGTTTCGCTCGTGAGGTTGCGGACGAAGTCATCTTCATGGATGAAGGAAAAATAATGGAACGAGGAACACCCGACCAAATTTTCACCAATCCGAAAGAAGCGCGCACACGTAAATTCCTCAATCTGATTCAAGGGTAA
- a CDS encoding amino acid ABC transporter permease yields the protein MFLLSNIFNDPERLNQLVSIAQTSLYPMIEGAIQKTIPLTLISFVIGLFLAVLTALARLSSIKIFQIIARVYVSIIRGTPLLVQLFIIFYGLPNLGVTISPFISAIIGFSLSVGAYASEIIRAAILSTPKGQWEAGYSIGMTYTQALKRIILPQAARVSIPPLSNTFISLLKDTSLASLILVTELFRKAQEIAAKNYEFLLLYMEAAALYWIFCTILSFIQGSIEDRLNRYVAK from the coding sequence ATGTTTCTCCTAAGTAATATTTTCAATGACCCTGAGCGTTTGAACCAGCTTGTTTCCATCGCCCAAACCTCCCTCTATCCTATGATAGAGGGAGCTATTCAAAAAACGATTCCACTAACACTAATTTCATTTGTAATTGGCCTTTTTCTCGCTGTGCTTACAGCATTGGCTAGATTATCTTCCATCAAAATCTTTCAAATAATTGCACGAGTATATGTGTCAATCATCCGGGGGACACCATTACTCGTGCAATTATTCATTATCTTTTATGGATTGCCGAACCTTGGCGTAACCATCAGCCCTTTTATTTCGGCTATAATCGGATTTTCACTAAGCGTTGGAGCATACGCTTCGGAAATTATCCGGGCTGCGATTTTATCAACACCCAAAGGGCAATGGGAGGCTGGCTATTCAATCGGAATGACATATACCCAAGCCCTAAAGCGAATCATCTTGCCGCAAGCTGCCCGGGTATCCATTCCCCCGCTTTCGAATACGTTCATCAGCCTTTTGAAGGATACATCGCTTGCATCACTGATCCTTGTTACGGAATTATTCCGCAAGGCGCAAGAAATCGCAGCAAAAAACTATGAATTTCTGCTACTGTACATGGAAGCGGCCGCCTTATATTGGATTTTTTGTACAATCTTATCTTTCATACAAGGAAGCATCGAGGACAGGCTTAATCGCTATGTAGCAAAATGA
- a CDS encoding amino acid ABC transporter substrate-binding protein, whose product MKKMVALLSLLLAFTVVLSACGSNTKNEANNTDNKSSSQENLYDKVKKDGVLTVGTEGTYPPFTFHDDSDKLTGFDVEIAEEVAKRLGVKAEFKETQWDGLFAGLDAKRFDMIANQVGINDDRQKKYDFSDAYIQSGAVLLVHKDNNDIKSFHDLKGKTSAQSLTSNYNDLAESHGAKVTGIEGFSQSVQLIGSKRVDATINDKLSFLDYKKQHPDAPIKVADEEENGAASGLMFRKDSGKLVDEVNKALKAMKDDGTYAKISDKWFGEDVSPK is encoded by the coding sequence ATGAAAAAAATGGTTGCACTTTTATCGCTATTGTTAGCTTTCACGGTTGTACTTAGCGCTTGTGGTTCAAATACAAAAAACGAGGCAAACAATACCGACAATAAATCTTCTTCACAAGAAAATCTTTACGATAAAGTTAAAAAAGATGGCGTATTAACAGTCGGAACTGAAGGTACATACCCCCCTTTCACTTTCCACGATGATTCAGACAAATTAACTGGCTTTGACGTTGAAATTGCTGAAGAAGTGGCAAAACGCCTTGGAGTGAAAGCTGAATTCAAGGAAACACAATGGGACGGCCTGTTTGCAGGATTGGATGCGAAACGTTTTGATATGATTGCAAACCAAGTGGGCATTAATGATGACCGTCAAAAGAAATATGATTTCTCGGATGCCTATATTCAATCAGGTGCCGTTCTGCTTGTACACAAGGATAATAATGACATTAAATCATTCCATGATTTAAAAGGTAAAACTTCGGCACAATCTTTAACGAGCAACTATAATGACCTGGCTGAATCTCATGGAGCAAAAGTTACCGGCATCGAAGGGTTTTCCCAAAGTGTTCAGCTTATTGGTTCTAAACGGGTAGATGCCACGATCAATGACAAATTGTCTTTCCTTGATTATAAAAAGCAGCATCCGGATGCGCCAATTAAAGTGGCCGACGAAGAAGAAAATGGAGCTGCAAGTGGTTTAATGTTCAGAAAAGACAGCGGCAAATTAGTGGATGAAGTAAACAAAGCATTAAAAGCGATGAAAGACGACGGTACTTACGCTAAGATCTCAGATAAATGGTTCGGTGAAGATGTTTCTCCTAAGTAA